From Candidatus Sphingomonas colombiensis, one genomic window encodes:
- a CDS encoding FAD-binding oxidoreductase, which produces MAVDALTKDTPLTAISAAVGADALITDTTELRYYSQDVFSNGPVPLAVFRPTDTAMLARGIAAATNAGVAIVPRGGGMSYTSGYLASEAGALLIDTGSMNRVLDINEEDMTVTVEAGCTWDKLYRTLKPMGLRTLAWGTLSGINATVGGGMSQNGVFWGASGGTVVDAALSFAVVLADGSIVSTGSNFFRPFGPDITGLFAADCGALGVKATITLKLVREGTAFAYGSFSFPDADAFFGAMSEIAREGLASESFGFDPYLQSQRMKRESLTKDAKSLVNMMKAQGSVLKALKEGAKVVAAGRSFLDDVPFSLHLICEGRYQSAVDADMKAIEAIAQKHAGKAIENTIPKILRANPFPPVNSMVGPDGERWVPVHGFLPHSRLVEGWNRIQALFAENQAEMESNGVAAGAMLAAVSRSTCLIEPVFFWPDALEDIHCRSLEPDHLAKLNRFPPNTASRALVDRLRSEIVRIFAELDATHLQIARTYPLHEASDPRAWAVLKAVKHAVDPRYLMNPGCLGL; this is translated from the coding sequence ATGGCGGTTGACGCGTTGACCAAAGACACCCCTCTTACAGCGATCTCCGCCGCGGTCGGCGCGGACGCATTGATCACCGACACGACGGAATTGCGCTATTATTCGCAGGACGTGTTCAGCAACGGCCCTGTTCCGCTCGCGGTGTTTCGCCCGACGGATACCGCCATGCTCGCGCGCGGCATAGCGGCCGCGACCAATGCAGGCGTCGCGATCGTCCCGCGTGGCGGCGGCATGAGCTATACCAGCGGTTATCTGGCGAGTGAGGCCGGGGCGCTGTTGATCGACACCGGATCGATGAACCGGGTGCTCGACATCAACGAAGAAGACATGACCGTCACGGTGGAGGCCGGGTGCACCTGGGACAAGCTGTACCGTACACTGAAGCCGATGGGATTGCGCACGCTGGCGTGGGGCACCTTGTCGGGTATCAATGCGACGGTGGGCGGCGGCATGAGCCAGAACGGCGTGTTCTGGGGCGCGTCTGGTGGTACCGTCGTCGATGCCGCGCTCAGTTTCGCGGTCGTTCTGGCCGACGGTTCGATCGTTTCCACCGGCAGCAACTTCTTCCGCCCATTCGGGCCGGATATCACCGGCCTCTTCGCGGCGGATTGCGGTGCGCTGGGCGTCAAGGCGACCATAACGCTAAAGCTGGTGCGCGAAGGCACCGCCTTTGCTTACGGCTCGTTCTCCTTCCCCGACGCGGACGCCTTTTTCGGCGCGATGAGCGAGATCGCACGCGAAGGGCTTGCGTCGGAAAGCTTCGGCTTCGACCCCTATCTGCAATCACAGCGCATGAAGCGCGAAAGCCTGACCAAGGATGCCAAATCGCTGGTCAACATGATGAAGGCGCAAGGATCGGTGCTGAAGGCATTGAAGGAAGGCGCCAAGGTGGTCGCGGCCGGCCGCTCGTTCCTCGACGACGTACCCTTCTCGCTCCACCTGATTTGCGAAGGCCGCTATCAGAGCGCGGTTGACGCCGACATGAAGGCGATCGAGGCGATCGCGCAGAAACACGCCGGAAAAGCGATCGAGAACACGATCCCCAAGATTCTGCGCGCCAATCCGTTTCCGCCGGTCAATTCCATGGTCGGCCCTGACGGCGAACGCTGGGTGCCGGTGCACGGCTTCCTGCCGCACAGCCGGCTGGTCGAAGGATGGAACCGCATTCAGGCGCTGTTCGCGGAAAATCAGGCGGAGATGGAAAGCAACGGGGTCGCCGCCGGCGCGATGCTCGCTGCCGTCAGCCGCTCGACCTGCCTGATCGAACCGGTTTTCTTCTGGCCGGACGCGCTGGAGGATATCCACTGCCGCTCACTGGAGCCAGACCATCTGGCCAAGCTCAACCGCTTCCCGCCCAACACCGCATCGCGCGCGCTCGTCGATCGGCTGCGCAGCGAAATCGTGCGGATTTTCGCCGAACTCGACGCGACCCATTTGCAGATCGCCCGCACCTATCCGCTGCACGAAGCCAGCGACCCACGGGCCTGGGCCGTGCTAAAAGCGGTGAAGCACGCCGTTGATCCCCGTTATTTGATGAATCCAGGTTGTTTGGGGCTGTGA
- a CDS encoding metallophosphoesterase, with the protein MSHDFPTDRREALKCMAWAGTGALWALSGGVASSAIVDAALAAPLSAAGTASFTFLQLSDSHIGFSKPANPDARATYREAIAKVKALATKPDFIIHTGDITQLSRDEEFDDADQILRETGIPAFFVPGEHDMVDEGGGKAFLTRHGKGSSGAGWFSFDHNGVHFVALVNVADLQPGGMGNLGAAQLQWLRRDLATHTDSTPIVVFAHIPLWTVYAEWGWGTGDAQQALALLRRFGSVTILNGHIHQIAQKVEGRMTFHTARSTAFPQPAPGTAPSPGPQLVPPGELRAVLGITDVSFVRGEHPIAVIDSTLA; encoded by the coding sequence ATGAGCCACGATTTTCCGACGGACCGCCGCGAAGCGTTGAAGTGTATGGCCTGGGCCGGGACCGGCGCGTTATGGGCGCTGAGCGGCGGGGTGGCATCGAGCGCGATAGTCGATGCCGCACTCGCTGCGCCGCTCTCCGCAGCCGGCACGGCCAGCTTCACGTTCCTCCAGCTGAGCGACAGCCATATCGGCTTCTCCAAGCCAGCCAATCCCGACGCGCGCGCCACCTATCGCGAAGCTATCGCGAAAGTGAAGGCGCTCGCCACGAAACCGGACTTCATCATCCACACCGGAGACATCACGCAATTATCGCGCGATGAAGAGTTCGACGACGCCGACCAGATCCTGCGCGAAACCGGGATCCCCGCTTTCTTCGTGCCGGGCGAACACGACATGGTCGATGAAGGTGGCGGCAAGGCGTTTCTAACGCGTCACGGCAAGGGCAGCAGTGGCGCGGGCTGGTTCAGCTTCGATCACAATGGCGTGCATTTTGTCGCGCTCGTCAACGTCGCGGACCTTCAACCCGGCGGCATGGGCAATCTCGGCGCGGCGCAGTTGCAGTGGCTTAGGCGCGATCTCGCCACGCACACAGACTCGACCCCGATCGTGGTGTTCGCGCATATTCCGCTCTGGACGGTCTATGCGGAATGGGGCTGGGGAACCGGCGACGCGCAACAGGCCCTGGCGCTGCTCCGCCGGTTCGGGTCAGTCACAATTCTCAACGGCCACATCCATCAGATCGCGCAGAAGGTGGAAGGCAGGATGACCTTTCACACCGCGCGCTCCACCGCCTTTCCCCAGCCCGCGCCCGGAACGGCCCCGTCTCCGGGACCGCAGCTCGTTCCCCCCGGCGAACTGCGCGCGGTGCTGGGGATCACCGACGTAAGCTTTGTTCGCGGCGAACATCCCATTGCCGTGATCGACTCCACGCTCGCCTGA
- a CDS encoding GTP-binding protein produces the protein MDGTVHGTRAIAIVGPAGTGKTSLAEAMLFAAGTTARLGAVDAGSSVGDASPEARARKGSTELNLMRFEWMKEGYALIDAPGSAGFVADAEMALAVADLALVVIDPDPARAPLVEPTLRRLEALRIPHAIFVNKIDQASGSIEDLLAALQPMSATTLVARQIPIRAGERVAGFVDLALERAYHYQPGRRSEQVPLAAHLRSDETAARFHMLEQLADHDDALLEQLLNDEAPGAATIFGDLTRETGAGLIVPILFGSALNGFGIRRLLKMLRHDTPVAALTADRLGIDGAAAQVFKVTHGNAIGRLALARVFGSPLAEGG, from the coding sequence ATGGATGGAACTGTCCACGGCACCAGAGCCATCGCAATCGTCGGCCCCGCCGGCACAGGCAAGACAAGCCTTGCCGAGGCGATGCTGTTCGCCGCCGGAACCACCGCCCGGTTGGGCGCGGTAGATGCCGGCAGCAGCGTGGGCGACGCCAGCCCCGAAGCGCGGGCGCGGAAAGGTTCTACCGAGCTTAATCTGATGCGCTTCGAATGGATGAAGGAAGGCTATGCGCTGATCGATGCTCCCGGCTCGGCGGGCTTCGTGGCGGATGCGGAGATGGCGCTGGCCGTGGCCGATCTGGCGCTGGTGGTGATCGATCCCGATCCGGCACGGGCGCCGCTGGTCGAACCGACGTTGCGGCGGCTGGAGGCGCTGCGCATCCCGCATGCGATTTTCGTCAACAAGATCGATCAGGCGAGCGGCAGCATCGAGGATCTGCTCGCCGCGCTCCAGCCCATGAGCGCCACGACGCTGGTGGCGCGGCAAATTCCGATCCGGGCGGGCGAACGCGTCGCCGGCTTTGTCGATCTCGCGCTGGAGCGAGCTTATCATTATCAGCCGGGCCGTCGCTCGGAACAGGTGCCGCTGGCGGCCCATCTCCGCAGTGATGAGACTGCGGCGCGCTTCCACATGCTCGAACAACTGGCGGATCATGACGATGCGCTGCTCGAGCAATTGCTGAACGACGAGGCGCCGGGCGCCGCGACCATCTTTGGCGATCTCACGCGTGAGACGGGGGCGGGGCTGATCGTGCCGATCCTGTTCGGCTCGGCGCTCAACGGGTTCGGCATCCGCCGCCTTCTCAAGATGCTGCGCCACGATACGCCTGTCGCGGCGCTGACGGCGGATCGACTGGGTATCGACGGTGCGGCGGCGCAGGTGTTCAAGGTCACGCATGGCAATGCGATCGGGCGCCTCGCGCTCGCGCGGGTGTTCGGTTCGCCGCTTGCCGAGGGGGGCTGA
- a CDS encoding nitrilase codes for MTTIKPYAALALQIAARSVERLPDRATAQAQMLAMIAEIGIKLRASSVFIEQYGGTPVRLAVLPEYFLTSYPGRISVPDFAEKAALDMNGPEYDALGKIAEAQNLFLAGNAYERDPHFPDLYFQTSFVVGPSGDVVLRYRRLNSMFAPTPHDVWSKYLDIYGLDGVFPVARTEIGNLAAIASEEILYPEIARAHALRGAEVFVHSSSEIGSPLATPKQIAKRARAFENIAYVVSANTAGIEGTAMPQASADGNSIVIDYKGRPLAEASPGETFTAFADLDIEALRAQRRKPGMSNFLSRQRLELFAPIYGGPSPQPANSLIADGDIQTPDRDHFLRVQEQVIARLSKEGVI; via the coding sequence ATGACCACAATCAAACCCTATGCCGCGCTCGCGCTGCAAATCGCCGCGCGCTCCGTGGAGCGCCTGCCTGATCGCGCCACCGCGCAGGCGCAGATGCTGGCAATGATCGCGGAGATCGGGATCAAGCTGCGCGCTTCATCGGTGTTCATCGAGCAATATGGCGGAACCCCCGTGCGGCTCGCGGTGCTCCCCGAATATTTCCTGACCAGCTATCCGGGGCGCATTTCGGTGCCGGATTTCGCGGAGAAAGCCGCGCTCGACATGAACGGGCCGGAATATGACGCGCTCGGCAAAATCGCGGAAGCGCAAAACCTGTTCCTGGCGGGCAATGCCTATGAGCGCGATCCGCACTTCCCCGATCTCTATTTCCAGACCAGCTTCGTTGTGGGGCCATCGGGCGACGTGGTGCTGCGCTATCGCCGGCTCAACTCGATGTTCGCCCCCACCCCGCACGATGTCTGGTCGAAATATCTCGACATCTATGGGCTGGACGGCGTTTTCCCGGTGGCCCGGACCGAAATCGGCAATCTGGCCGCGATCGCGTCGGAGGAAATTCTCTACCCCGAAATCGCGCGCGCACATGCCCTGCGCGGCGCTGAGGTATTCGTCCATTCCTCGTCGGAAATCGGCTCGCCACTCGCAACGCCGAAACAGATCGCCAAACGCGCGCGCGCGTTCGAGAACATTGCCTATGTGGTGTCAGCCAACACGGCGGGGATCGAGGGAACCGCGATGCCGCAGGCCTCCGCCGACGGCAATTCGATCGTCATCGATTATAAGGGGCGCCCACTGGCGGAAGCGAGCCCAGGCGAGACATTCACCGCCTTTGCTGATCTTGATATCGAGGCGCTGCGGGCGCAGCGACGCAAGCCGGGGATGAGCAACTTCCTGTCTCGTCAGCGTCTCGAGCTGTTCGCGCCCATTTATGGCGGCCCATCGCCGCAGCCCGCCAACAGCCTTATCGCCGATGGCGATATCCAGACCCCCGATCGCGATCATTTCCTGCGTGTGCAGGAACAGGTGATCGCGCGCCTTTCGAAGGAGGGAGTGATATGA
- a CDS encoding cupredoxin family copper-binding protein: protein MNRILFAIGCAMLGAAPAIAMPAQNATAAAVHISNFTFGPKALTVKVGQTVTWTNDDDIPHAVVATDKSFRSKVLDSGQSFSFTFTKQGAFAYFCSLHPMMTGKIIVAAR from the coding sequence ATGAATCGCATTCTATTCGCGATCGGCTGCGCAATGCTCGGCGCGGCCCCGGCGATCGCCATGCCGGCGCAGAACGCCACGGCCGCGGCGGTGCACATCTCGAACTTCACGTTCGGGCCAAAGGCGCTGACCGTGAAGGTCGGTCAAACGGTAACCTGGACCAACGATGACGATATCCCGCATGCTGTGGTCGCGACCGATAAGAGCTTCCGGTCAAAGGTGCTGGACTCCGGGCAGTCATTCAGCTTCACTTTCACCAAGCAAGGCGCATTTGCCTATTTCTGCTCACTCCATCCGATGATGACGGGCAAAATAATTGTGGCGGCGCGCTAG
- a CDS encoding MFS transporter has product MTGAGGRSEFRLGAKPLAAALIGVACGASPLPFNVLPLVMGPISREFHWDFAATSAGITVFGIIAALLAPVFGALSDRFGVRPVALTSLVLFALVFASFYFLPSSKIGYLLFWGILGAIGIGSTPVTWSRAISMWFNRHRGLALGIMLLGTSLAAMIVPQIAQRAITLGDWRLAFPIVALLPLMIALPLGYLWFHEPRPEERPEGIADASGAVLGDTLKEAASGYRFWILFASILITAFAYGGAHIHIAQIVGLHGFSPEVAASVLGVVALGILVGRLLVGFLFDRLWAPGVAFPALLLPAVACWLLMGTQAALSHVIIGGFLLGFAAGTESDIIAYLAAKYFGMAHYGRIYGVLYIPFAVGSAISPIIYGLVRDRTGSYDLILALAMALFAIGGALLLMLGRYPAPKPLASGN; this is encoded by the coding sequence ATGACAGGCGCGGGTGGGCGTTCGGAATTCCGGCTGGGTGCCAAGCCGCTCGCGGCGGCATTGATCGGGGTGGCTTGCGGCGCCTCGCCTCTGCCCTTCAACGTGCTGCCATTGGTGATGGGGCCGATCAGCCGCGAATTTCATTGGGATTTCGCCGCCACCAGCGCCGGCATCACCGTTTTCGGCATCATCGCCGCGCTGTTGGCGCCCGTTTTCGGCGCATTGTCGGATCGTTTCGGTGTGCGCCCGGTGGCGCTGACATCGCTCGTCCTGTTCGCGCTGGTCTTCGCGTCCTTCTATTTCCTGCCTTCGTCGAAGATCGGCTACCTCCTTTTCTGGGGCATATTGGGCGCGATCGGCATCGGATCGACACCGGTTACCTGGAGCCGGGCCATCAGCATGTGGTTCAATCGCCACCGTGGACTTGCGCTCGGGATCATGTTGCTTGGCACCAGCCTGGCGGCGATGATCGTGCCACAGATCGCGCAACGGGCGATCACCCTTGGCGACTGGCGGCTGGCCTTCCCGATCGTCGCATTATTGCCGCTTATGATTGCCTTACCGCTCGGCTACCTCTGGTTTCACGAACCGCGGCCGGAAGAGCGCCCCGAGGGGATAGCGGATGCGAGCGGGGCGGTTCTCGGCGACACGCTGAAAGAGGCTGCATCAGGCTATCGCTTCTGGATTCTGTTCGCCTCGATCCTGATTACCGCCTTCGCTTATGGCGGCGCACACATCCATATCGCGCAGATCGTCGGGCTGCATGGCTTTTCCCCGGAAGTCGCGGCGAGCGTGCTCGGTGTTGTCGCGCTGGGCATTCTGGTCGGGCGCCTGCTGGTCGGCTTCCTGTTCGATCGGCTGTGGGCCCCCGGCGTTGCCTTTCCCGCGCTGCTGCTCCCGGCCGTTGCGTGCTGGCTTCTGATGGGCACCCAGGCCGCGCTCAGCCACGTAATCATCGGCGGCTTCCTGCTCGGCTTTGCCGCCGGCACCGAGTCCGACATCATCGCCTACCTCGCCGCGAAATATTTCGGCATGGCGCATTATGGCCGCATCTACGGCGTGCTCTACATTCCCTTCGCGGTCGGTTCGGCCATTTCCCCCATCATCTACGGCCTGGTTCGCGATCGCACCGGCAGCTACGACCTGATCCTCGCCCTCGCGATGGCCTTGTTCGCGATCGGCGGCGCGCTGCTGCTCATGCTCGGTCGCTATCCGGCGCCAAAGCCACTTGCTTCAGGAAATTGA
- a CDS encoding class I SAM-dependent methyltransferase: protein MKQDVPPPYTAVSQHAVFPTPSHDEAARYNFLTAFNKYLSGTVGPGNKIAYDTRALPAFRAEHGRDPQDRFEIRDAMNEDPWHRYWSALKRNSMEMRQQNGRSITLRQLDELTAKVRQFNEGRATLQLDPELPLPHYMNVADIHCMPGSYHGEERPGDMSAGANYDSGLFATTGGGLGALSDGGGQALVEWIKKERPGWSPRRILDLGCTVGHNIVPLALAFPDAEVIAIDTAAAVLRYGHARAQALGAKNITFMQMNAEDMSRFADGHFDWVQTTMYLHELSGTALPRIVDECARVLAPGGLMFHLEQPQYSDEMPLYEQFIRDWDAFNNNEPFWSAMHALDLKQVMENAGLPRDRQFTARVLAVVDRTIFPQSADGAEEDHGRAAAWNAYGAWKPEA from the coding sequence ATGAAACAGGACGTACCCCCACCCTATACGGCTGTCTCGCAACACGCGGTGTTTCCCACGCCGTCGCACGACGAGGCCGCGCGCTACAACTTCCTCACCGCGTTCAACAAATATCTGTCGGGCACCGTCGGGCCGGGCAACAAGATCGCTTACGATACGCGCGCGCTGCCTGCGTTTCGCGCGGAACACGGGCGAGATCCGCAGGATCGCTTCGAAATCCGCGACGCGATGAACGAAGACCCGTGGCACCGCTATTGGTCAGCGCTCAAGCGCAATTCGATGGAGATGCGCCAGCAGAACGGGCGCTCGATCACGCTGCGCCAGCTGGACGAGCTGACCGCCAAGGTGCGCCAGTTCAACGAAGGTCGCGCGACGCTGCAACTCGATCCCGAGCTGCCGCTGCCGCACTATATGAACGTCGCCGACATCCATTGCATGCCGGGCAGCTATCACGGGGAGGAGCGCCCCGGCGACATGTCCGCCGGCGCCAATTACGATAGCGGCCTGTTCGCCACCACCGGTGGCGGCCTCGGCGCGCTGTCTGACGGCGGCGGGCAGGCGCTGGTGGAGTGGATCAAGAAGGAACGTCCGGGCTGGAGCCCTCGCCGCATCCTCGATCTTGGCTGCACCGTTGGCCACAATATCGTGCCCCTGGCGCTTGCCTTCCCCGATGCCGAAGTGATTGCGATCGACACGGCCGCCGCCGTGCTGCGCTATGGCCATGCCCGCGCGCAGGCGCTCGGCGCGAAGAACATCACCTTCATGCAGATGAATGCGGAGGACATGAGCCGTTTTGCCGACGGTCATTTCGACTGGGTGCAGACGACGATGTATCTGCACGAATTGTCCGGCACCGCCCTCCCCCGGATCGTCGACGAATGCGCGCGTGTGCTCGCGCCGGGCGGCCTGATGTTCCACCTCGAACAGCCGCAATACAGCGACGAAATGCCGCTTTACGAGCAGTTCATCCGGGACTGGGATGCGTTCAACAACAACGAGCCGTTCTGGTCAGCGATGCACGCGCTCGATCTGAAGCAGGTGATGGAAAACGCAGGCCTGCCGCGCGACAGGCAGTTCACCGCCCGCGTGCTCGCGGTGGTCGATCGCACCATCTTCCCGCAATCCGCCGACGGCGCCGAGGAGGATCACGGCCGCGCCGCCGCCTGGAACGCCTATGGAGCCTGGAAACCCGAAGCATGA
- a CDS encoding long-chain fatty acid--CoA ligase produces the protein MNLAIATGTALESKPRPLTALFDATVLAHPDWPAIDFMGRVIRYADLAESVRRAAAGLQALGVRSGTRVALCMPNMPHYPILFLATLRLGGVVVNVNPLYVERELHHLLGDSGAEIVATCDLTDVHARISSVAADLGVRHVITCPIAEELPALKRIAYRLFKRRDIAPRPSDARHLTFHELLAAGGDEFTPPTVTPDAVAVLQYTGGTTGLPKAAMLTHANLVANADAMVSYVGGESLSQDRVIGALPLFHVFALTTVLSFSIRVGAQMILLPRFQLEGMLKTIARTRPTFLPAVPTIFGAVANVAEKRTVDLSGVRACISGGAPLPAEIREAFTRYTGARLVEGYGLSEASPIITCNPIDGVDKPGSAGLPFPGTTIEIHDLTDPGKIVPEGERGEICARGPQVMAGYWQRDDETREVFVDGALRTGDVGYLDNDGYLFIVDRIKDVIISGGYNVYPRVIEDALYEHPAVAEAVVIGVDDPYRGQAAKAFVTLKPGTTPTPAELRAFLSDKVSKIELPREIEIRDTLPKTLIGKLSKKELVAESKLQPVTKIDGAA, from the coding sequence ATGAATCTGGCGATCGCGACGGGAACAGCCCTTGAATCCAAGCCGCGCCCGCTGACCGCGTTGTTCGATGCGACGGTGCTCGCTCACCCCGACTGGCCGGCAATCGACTTCATGGGTCGCGTGATCCGTTATGCCGATCTGGCGGAATCGGTGCGCCGGGCGGCGGCCGGCCTGCAGGCGCTGGGGGTAAGGAGCGGCACGCGGGTTGCGTTGTGCATGCCCAATATGCCGCATTATCCGATATTGTTTCTGGCGACACTGCGGCTCGGCGGCGTCGTGGTGAATGTGAACCCGCTCTATGTCGAGCGGGAGCTGCATCACCTGTTGGGCGATTCCGGTGCGGAGATCGTTGCGACCTGCGATCTGACCGATGTGCACGCGCGTATCTCGTCGGTCGCGGCCGATCTCGGCGTGCGCCACGTCATCACCTGCCCGATCGCCGAGGAATTGCCGGCGCTGAAACGCATCGCCTATCGCCTCTTCAAGCGCCGCGATATCGCGCCGAGGCCCAGCGACGCCCGGCACCTTACCTTTCATGAATTGCTGGCGGCCGGGGGAGATGAGTTCACGCCGCCAACAGTTACGCCGGATGCGGTGGCGGTGCTGCAATATACCGGCGGCACCACTGGCCTGCCCAAGGCGGCGATGCTGACCCATGCCAATCTGGTCGCCAATGCCGATGCGATGGTGAGCTATGTCGGCGGCGAGAGCCTGTCGCAGGATCGCGTGATCGGGGCGCTCCCGCTGTTCCATGTCTTTGCGCTGACCACGGTGTTGAGTTTTTCGATCCGCGTCGGCGCGCAGATGATCCTGCTGCCCAGATTCCAGCTGGAGGGGATGCTAAAGACGATCGCGCGCACGCGGCCAACCTTCTTGCCGGCCGTGCCGACGATCTTCGGCGCGGTCGCCAATGTCGCGGAGAAGAGGACCGTCGATCTGTCGGGGGTGCGCGCCTGTATCTCGGGCGGGGCGCCGTTGCCCGCCGAAATTCGCGAGGCGTTCACTCGCTACACCGGCGCGCGGCTGGTGGAGGGCTATGGCCTGTCGGAGGCGTCGCCGATCATCACGTGCAACCCGATCGACGGGGTGGACAAGCCCGGTTCCGCAGGCTTGCCGTTCCCCGGGACGACCATCGAAATCCACGACCTCACCGATCCGGGGAAAATAGTTCCGGAGGGCGAGCGCGGCGAAATCTGCGCACGCGGACCACAGGTGATGGCCGGATATTGGCAGCGCGATGATGAGACGCGCGAGGTGTTCGTCGATGGCGCGCTGCGCACCGGCGACGTGGGTTATCTTGATAACGACGGCTATCTGTTCATCGTCGATCGTATCAAGGACGTCATCATCAGCGGCGGCTACAACGTCTATCCGCGCGTGATCGAGGATGCTTTGTATGAGCATCCGGCGGTTGCCGAAGCGGTGGTGATCGGCGTCGACGATCCCTATCGCGGGCAGGCGGCCAAGGCGTTCGTGACGCTGAAGCCGGGCACGACCCCAACGCCGGCGGAGCTTCGCGCTTTTCTGAGCGACAAGGTCAGCAAGATCGAACTTCCCCGCGAAATCGAAATTCGCGACACATTGCCCAAGACGCTGATCGGGAAGCTCTCGAAGAAGGAACTGGTCGCGGAGAGCAAGCTCCAGCCGGTGACGAAGATCGATGGCGCCGCGTGA
- a CDS encoding DUF2147 domain-containing protein, translating to MIVMPLLALAMAASGGDAQSPDSVVGRWRTETKNGIVEIQRCGPSICGRLVSSDKLRTDPTLKDLNNKDASLRGRPLKGLLILNGFTASGSVWSGGSIYNADDGKTYGAKVTLVGPDKLTVRGCVFVPLCKTQTWTRVN from the coding sequence ATGATTGTAATGCCCCTGCTGGCACTCGCGATGGCGGCAAGTGGTGGCGACGCGCAGTCGCCCGATTCCGTCGTCGGGCGCTGGCGCACCGAAACCAAGAACGGCATCGTCGAGATACAACGGTGCGGCCCGTCGATCTGTGGGCGGCTGGTGAGTTCGGACAAGCTCCGCACCGATCCCACGCTCAAGGATCTCAACAACAAGGACGCATCTCTGCGCGGACGGCCGCTGAAGGGACTGTTGATTCTCAATGGCTTCACCGCATCCGGCAGCGTCTGGAGCGGCGGCAGCATCTACAATGCCGACGATGGGAAGACGTACGGCGCGAAAGTTACACTGGTCGGCCCAGACAAGTTGACCGTGCGCGGCTGTGTGTTCGTGCCGCTGTGCAAAACTCAAACCTGGACCCGCGTGAACTGA
- a CDS encoding sigma-70 family RNA polymerase sigma factor encodes MIGGFRPRLISGGHRPADPQLRFRELMLPHLDAAYNFAHYLTRDTSIAEDVVQDTFLRAFKSFDSYRDGPPRPWLFAILRNCWRDRVGEQVRRERLVMSEVALSDAEAAAVANIADDANDTPETALARTREIDTVRGVISDLPEPLRETLILREMEGFSYREIAALTDVPIGTVMSRLARARAMLATMLLPIHAPPQEERQA; translated from the coding sequence GTGATCGGCGGCTTTCGGCCTCGGCTGATCAGCGGCGGGCATCGACCCGCCGATCCGCAATTGCGCTTCCGTGAGCTGATGTTGCCGCACCTCGATGCGGCCTATAATTTTGCCCATTATCTGACGCGCGACACGAGCATCGCCGAAGATGTCGTGCAGGACACGTTCCTTCGCGCGTTCAAGTCTTTCGACAGCTATCGTGACGGGCCGCCGCGCCCGTGGCTTTTCGCGATCTTGCGCAATTGCTGGCGCGACCGGGTGGGCGAGCAGGTCAGACGCGAACGCCTCGTGATGTCAGAGGTCGCCTTATCCGACGCCGAGGCGGCGGCGGTCGCCAATATCGCCGACGACGCGAACGACACCCCCGAGACGGCACTCGCCCGGACGCGGGAAATCGATACCGTGCGCGGCGTGATTTCCGATCTGCCGGAGCCGCTGCGCGAAACGCTGATATTGCGCGAAATGGAGGGTTTTTCCTATCGCGAGATCGCCGCGTTGACCGACGTGCCGATCGGCACCGTGATGTCGCGGCTTGCCCGCGCCCGGGCGATGCTCGCGACAATGCTGTTGCCAATACACGCTCCGCCGCAAGAGGAACGCCAGGCATGA
- a CDS encoding anti-sigma factor, with protein MTACADRQMVLQALLDDELDAANVAAIEAHMAACPDCAAELSQLRAVRGIVTGEALRSRAPESLLARIEAALPPSSRANPWPARLGWASSGAGVAIAASLALMLAAPPPAEPDVGQQLVSSHIRSLLADHLVDIQTSDRHVVKPWFNGKIDFSPPTPDLTAQGFPLVGGRLDYIGDRTVAAIVYRRRLHTINLFVWPTGPREPHGSMQMDGYTVRRWTRNGLSYYAVSDIASGDLAQFETSFVSAQ; from the coding sequence ATGACCGCGTGCGCAGACCGGCAGATGGTGCTCCAGGCACTGCTCGACGACGAATTGGATGCGGCGAATGTCGCGGCGATCGAGGCGCATATGGCGGCCTGCCCCGATTGTGCAGCCGAGCTCAGTCAGTTGCGTGCGGTGCGCGGGATCGTGACCGGCGAGGCGCTCCGATCGCGGGCGCCGGAAAGTCTGCTGGCACGGATCGAAGCGGCTTTGCCCCCCTCATCTCGCGCCAATCCATGGCCCGCCCGCCTTGGCTGGGCCAGCAGCGGCGCGGGCGTGGCGATCGCCGCAAGTCTGGCGCTGATGCTTGCCGCGCCGCCACCCGCCGAGCCCGACGTCGGGCAGCAACTTGTCTCCAGCCATATCCGCTCGCTGCTCGCCGATCATCTGGTCGATATCCAGACCTCGGATCGTCACGTCGTAAAACCATGGTTCAACGGCAAGATCGACTTTTCGCCACCGACGCCCGACTTGACCGCGCAGGGTTTCCCTCTGGTCGGCGGTCGGCTCGACTATATTGGCGACCGAACCGTCGCGGCGATCGTGTATCGCCGCCGGCTTCATACCATCAATCTGTTCGTGTGGCCGACCGGCCCCCGCGAACCTCACGGCTCTATGCAGATGGATGGCTATACCGTGCGCCGCTGGACTCGAAACGGCCTCTCTTACTACGCGGTTTCGGATATCGCCTCGGGTGACCTCGCGCAGTTCGAAACAAGTTTCGTTTCAGCGCAGTAG